In Colwellia sp. PAMC 20917, a single genomic region encodes these proteins:
- a CDS encoding PilT/PilU family type 4a pilus ATPase yields MNFHDLLQKMVKEGASDMFVTAKLAVSAKVNGELQAIDDHLLTSDESLALVHNAMNDKQKKQFTEEKECNFAISIDDIGRFRISAFWQRDMAGMVVRRIVTEIPDADELGLPPILKDVVMSKRGLVLFVGGTGTGKSTSMASLIGYRNKNSRGHILTIEDPVEFVHEHARCMVTQREVGLDTESFDAALKSSLRQAPDVILIGEIRNQETMEHALSFAETGHLCIATLHANNANQAIDRIMHLVPADQHGKLLFDLALNLRGIIAQQLIPTCDGNGRVAAIEILLNSPYIAELIKKGDIGSIKEVMEKSKELGMQTFDGALFELYQKGSINYADALHHADSPNDLRLMIKLRSNEQGGTGALSGVTIDGFGPKDV; encoded by the coding sequence ATGAATTTTCATGACTTATTACAAAAGATGGTAAAAGAAGGTGCCTCTGATATGTTTGTTACCGCTAAGCTTGCGGTAAGCGCCAAAGTAAATGGCGAGTTACAAGCAATCGATGATCACCTTTTAACAAGCGATGAATCGTTAGCGCTTGTTCATAACGCAATGAACGATAAACAGAAAAAGCAATTTACTGAAGAAAAAGAATGTAACTTTGCCATTTCAATTGACGACATTGGCCGCTTCCGTATTTCAGCCTTTTGGCAACGCGATATGGCAGGTATGGTTGTCCGACGTATCGTCACAGAAATTCCTGATGCTGACGAACTCGGTTTACCGCCAATCTTAAAAGATGTAGTCATGTCAAAGCGCGGTTTAGTACTTTTTGTTGGTGGCACGGGTACGGGTAAATCAACATCAATGGCTTCATTGATTGGCTATCGTAATAAAAATTCGCGTGGCCATATTCTTACCATTGAAGACCCTGTTGAATTTGTTCATGAACATGCGCGTTGTATGGTAACGCAACGAGAGGTTGGCTTAGACACTGAAAGTTTCGATGCGGCCTTAAAAAGCTCATTACGCCAAGCACCCGATGTTATCTTAATTGGTGAGATCCGTAACCAAGAAACCATGGAACATGCGTTAAGCTTTGCTGAAACCGGGCACTTATGTATCGCAACCTTGCATGCAAATAATGCTAACCAAGCGATTGACCGTATTATGCATTTAGTGCCTGCGGATCAACATGGCAAGTTATTGTTTGATTTAGCGTTAAATTTACGCGGTATTATAGCTCAGCAACTGATCCCTACCTGCGACGGTAACGGGCGTGTTGCGGCGATTGAGATCTTACTTAACTCGCCTTATATCGCTGAACTTATTAAAAAAGGTGATATTGGTAGTATTAAAGAAGTGATGGAAAAGTCTAAAGAACTTGGCATGCAGACCTTTGATGGTGCTTTGTTTGAGTTGTATCAAAAAGGCTCAATAAACTATGCTGATGCATTGCATCATGCTGATTCACCTAATGATTTACGCTTGATGATTAAGTTGCGCAGTAATGAGCAAGGAGGCACAGGTGCATTAAGTGGCGTGACCATTGACGGTTTTGGCCCTAAAGATGTTTAG
- a CDS encoding YggS family pyridoxal phosphate-dependent enzyme, translated as MTPIKDNLAKINLQIFNACELAKRPSSQVTLLAVSKTKTSAMIEQAYLAGQREFGENYIQEAVEKIAELQSLSDITWHFIGPIQSNKTRLIADNFAWVHSVDRIKVAKRLNDHRSSQDTPLNVCLQVNISGEESKSGIAVKDIKALVDCIEHCPHLTLRGLMAIPEKNASEESFEKMKQLYTQLKKDHPSMDTLSMGMSGDLSDAIVKGSTMVRVGSAIFGAREDK; from the coding sequence ATGACACCCATTAAAGATAATCTTGCTAAGATAAATCTGCAAATTTTTAATGCTTGCGAGCTAGCAAAACGTCCATCTTCACAGGTGACCTTACTCGCGGTAAGTAAAACCAAAACCAGTGCCATGATCGAACAAGCTTATTTAGCAGGCCAACGAGAATTTGGTGAAAACTATATTCAAGAAGCCGTTGAAAAAATAGCAGAATTACAAAGTTTGTCCGACATTACTTGGCATTTTATTGGTCCTATACAGTCAAACAAAACACGATTAATTGCCGATAACTTTGCTTGGGTACATAGTGTTGACCGCATTAAAGTAGCAAAACGCCTTAATGATCATAGGTCTAGCCAAGATACTCCCCTCAACGTTTGTTTACAAGTCAATATTAGTGGCGAAGAAAGCAAGTCTGGCATAGCCGTTAAAGATATTAAAGCGTTAGTTGATTGTATTGAGCATTGCCCACATTTAACCCTGCGCGGCTTAATGGCTATCCCTGAGAAAAATGCCTCTGAAGAAAGTTTTGAAAAAATGAAGCAACTTTATACGCAATTAAAAAAAGACCATCCTAGTATGGATACTTTATCGATGGGCATGTCAGGAGACTTGAGTGACGCCATTGTTAAAGGTTCGACTATGGTCAGAGTTGGCTCAGCCATTTTTGGCGCTAGAGAAGATAAATAG
- a CDS encoding XTP/dITP diphosphatase, producing MSTIVLATGNPGKVKELSHLLAAHSIEIKPQSEFNVSEVAETGTTFVENAIIKARHAAKITGLPAIADDSGLEVDALNGAPGVYSARYAGENASDSDNTDKLLKALQNIPDEQRTARFHCVLVYMKHEHDPTPIICHGVWEGTITHEKLGEQGFGYDPIFWQELQQQTSAQLPRDLKNSLSHRGQALAKLVQHFGVK from the coding sequence ATGTCAACCATCGTATTAGCCACAGGCAACCCAGGTAAAGTTAAAGAACTCAGCCATTTATTAGCCGCACATAGCATTGAAATAAAACCCCAAAGTGAATTTAATGTCAGTGAAGTGGCAGAAACAGGCACTACTTTTGTTGAAAATGCCATTATTAAAGCGCGTCATGCAGCTAAAATAACGGGCTTACCGGCAATTGCTGACGACTCTGGTTTAGAGGTTGATGCATTAAATGGCGCACCAGGGGTTTATTCGGCGCGTTATGCGGGTGAAAACGCTAGTGATAGTGACAATACGGATAAACTGTTAAAAGCATTACAGAACATACCTGATGAACAACGTACCGCTCGTTTTCATTGTGTACTGGTTTATATGAAACACGAGCACGATCCAACGCCGATAATTTGTCATGGCGTTTGGGAAGGCACAATTACCCATGAAAAATTGGGCGAACAAGGTTTTGGTTATGATCCTATTTTTTGGCAAGAGCTACAGCAACAAACCTCAGCACAATTGCCTCGCGATTTAAAAAATAGTTTAAGCCACCGCGGCCAAGCACTTGCTAAACTTGTACAACATTTTGGTGTTAAATAA
- the rsmE gene encoding 16S rRNA (uracil(1498)-N(3))-methyltransferase, with translation MSNPRIFQQQSFSVGDTITLSEDAFGHTIRVLRLKSGDDLTLFNGELNQGVLGDYQAEITDVSKKNAQVVIKSFNEKNVESPLNIHLGQGISRGDRMDFTLQKSVELGVNTITPLFTERCGVKLTGDRLQKKIDQWQKIVVSACEQSGRCSVPIVMPAVYLDEWLTQQTGSLKLNLHPKAQYSIMNLPEKNISDSNQRVRLLIGPEGGLSDDEIKRANQASFVDVLLGPRILRTETAALTAITALQCRFGDIN, from the coding sequence ATGAGCAATCCTAGAATTTTTCAGCAACAATCATTTTCTGTTGGCGACACTATCACCTTAAGTGAAGATGCCTTTGGCCATACCATAAGAGTTCTGCGTTTAAAAAGTGGTGATGATTTAACCCTTTTTAATGGCGAATTAAACCAAGGTGTACTTGGCGATTATCAAGCTGAAATAACCGATGTTAGTAAAAAAAATGCCCAAGTCGTTATAAAGTCATTCAACGAAAAAAATGTTGAATCACCATTAAATATTCATTTAGGACAAGGTATTTCACGTGGCGACCGAATGGACTTTACCTTACAAAAATCGGTTGAGCTGGGTGTTAACACCATTACCCCGCTATTTACCGAACGTTGCGGAGTAAAGCTAACCGGAGATCGCTTACAGAAAAAAATAGACCAATGGCAAAAAATAGTGGTCAGTGCTTGTGAACAAAGTGGCCGTTGTTCGGTCCCTATTGTTATGCCTGCTGTTTATTTAGATGAATGGCTGACTCAACAAACTGGTTCATTAAAACTAAATTTACACCCAAAAGCGCAATACTCAATAATGAATTTGCCTGAAAAAAATATCAGTGACTCAAATCAGCGAGTGCGTTTACTTATTGGTCCAGAAGGCGGTTTAAGTGATGATGAAATTAAACGAGCCAATCAAGCCTCTTTTGTTGATGTTTTATTAGGGCCAAGAATATTAAGAACAGAAACGGCAGCATTAACGGCAATTACCGCATTGCAATGCCGCTTTGGCGATATTAATTAG
- the ruvX gene encoding Holliday junction resolvase RuvX: MSKDVGQRTVLGFDFGKKYIGVAVGQEMTGSASPLGSIRAKEGIPNEMELTKFIKEWQPDYLVVGLPLNMDGSEQQLTLDAKKFGNRLSNKFALKVEFQDERLTTADAKERLFAAGGYRNLKKDNIDAESARLIIESYFETLYD; the protein is encoded by the coding sequence GTGTCAAAAGATGTCGGCCAACGCACCGTTTTAGGTTTTGATTTTGGTAAAAAATATATTGGCGTTGCTGTTGGCCAAGAAATGACCGGAAGTGCCTCTCCTTTAGGCTCGATTAGAGCTAAAGAAGGTATTCCTAATGAGATGGAATTAACAAAATTTATTAAAGAATGGCAACCTGACTATTTAGTAGTGGGATTACCCTTAAATATGGATGGTAGTGAGCAACAATTAACCCTTGATGCCAAAAAATTTGGTAACCGCTTATCGAATAAATTCGCCCTGAAGGTAGAATTTCAAGATGAACGTTTAACCACAGCGGATGCCAAAGAACGTTTATTTGCCGCTGGAGGCTATCGTAATTTAAAAAAGGATAATATTGATGCTGAGTCAGCAAGATTAATTATTGAAAGCTATTTTGAAACGCTTTACGACTAG
- a CDS encoding type IV pilus twitching motility protein PilT, producing MDITELLAFSVENNASDLHLSAGTPPSIRVDGDVRKLNIPAFDEKDVNALVYDIMNDRQRKEYEENLEVDFSFEVPNLARFRVNAFNQNRGPAAVFRTIPSKILSLDDLGCPDIFREISDIPRGLVLVTGPTGSGKSTTLAAMVDYINNNKHDHILTIEDPIEFVHENKKCLINQREVHRDTLSFEAALRSALREDPDVILVGEMRDLETIRLAMTAAETGHLVFGTLHTTSAPKTIDRIIDVFPGEEKSMVRSMLSESLRAVISQTLIKKVGGGRVAAHEIMLGVPAIRNLIREDKIAQMYSAIQTGMSHGMQTMDQCLQGLVNRGLITKQDAMEKAVDKNQFRGF from the coding sequence ATGGATATTACCGAATTACTTGCCTTTAGTGTGGAAAATAATGCATCTGATCTACATTTATCTGCAGGCACTCCGCCTTCAATTCGTGTTGACGGTGACGTACGTAAACTCAATATCCCAGCATTTGACGAGAAAGATGTTAATGCTCTGGTCTATGATATTATGAATGATCGTCAACGGAAAGAGTATGAAGAAAATTTAGAAGTCGATTTCTCTTTTGAAGTGCCAAATTTAGCACGTTTTCGTGTCAATGCTTTTAATCAAAATCGTGGCCCTGCAGCAGTATTTCGTACTATTCCAAGCAAGATATTGTCCTTAGATGATTTAGGCTGTCCTGATATCTTTCGTGAAATTTCTGATATACCTCGAGGCTTAGTTTTAGTGACGGGTCCAACAGGCTCAGGTAAATCAACCACTTTAGCGGCTATGGTCGATTATATTAATAACAACAAACACGATCATATTCTTACCATTGAAGATCCTATTGAGTTTGTTCACGAAAACAAAAAATGTTTAATAAACCAACGTGAGGTCCATCGCGATACACTAAGTTTTGAAGCTGCTCTGCGCAGTGCTTTACGTGAAGACCCTGATGTTATTCTTGTTGGCGAAATGCGCGACTTAGAAACTATTCGTTTAGCGATGACAGCGGCAGAAACCGGTCACTTAGTTTTTGGTACTTTACATACAACCTCTGCACCAAAAACCATCGACCGTATCATTGATGTTTTCCCCGGTGAAGAGAAATCTATGGTGCGTTCAATGTTGTCAGAATCACTTCGTGCGGTTATTTCACAAACCTTGATTAAAAAAGTGGGTGGGGGTCGTGTTGCCGCTCATGAGATAATGTTAGGTGTTCCTGCTATAAGAAATTTAATTCGTGAAGACAAAATAGCGCAGATGTACAGTGCCATTCAAACTGGTATGTCTCATGGCATGCAAACCATGGATCAGTGCTTACAAGGTCTAGTGAATAGAGGCTTAATAACTAAGCAAGATGCGATGGAAAAAGCGGTTGATAAAAATCAATTTAGAGGTTTCTAA
- the trhO gene encoding oxygen-dependent tRNA uridine(34) hydroxylase TrhO, translating into MQNITVCALYKFVRLENFEQLKSPLLSVMLENDIKGTLLLANEGINGTVAGTKASIDLLLAHLETDERLINVSHKYSYADENPFQRSKVKLKKEIVTMGVEGIDPLLTVGTYVKPKDWNALISDPEVLLIDTRNDYEIEIGTFKNAVNPKTETFREFPEYVAQHLDKNKHKKVAMYCTGGIRCEKSTAYLKEQGFEDVYHLEGGVLKYLEEVEQDNSMWEGECFVFDGRVAVGHGLEQGQYDQCFACRYPITSEEMQSEHYVKGVSCHRCYDKYTDEQRSGFAERERQINLANQRGEKHIGGNVQDVIEQRRKDKVASKKAQSTKS; encoded by the coding sequence ATGCAAAATATTACTGTCTGTGCACTTTATAAATTTGTGCGCTTAGAAAACTTCGAACAACTTAAATCACCTTTATTAAGCGTTATGTTAGAAAACGACATCAAAGGTACGTTATTACTCGCTAACGAAGGTATTAACGGTACGGTTGCCGGTACAAAAGCCAGTATCGATCTGCTTTTAGCTCATTTAGAGACGGATGAACGTTTAATTAATGTTTCTCATAAATATTCATATGCTGATGAAAACCCTTTTCAACGTAGCAAAGTCAAATTAAAAAAAGAAATTGTTACTATGGGTGTTGAAGGCATTGACCCATTATTAACTGTTGGTACTTATGTGAAACCAAAAGACTGGAATGCGCTTATTTCAGATCCAGAAGTTTTATTGATTGATACGCGTAACGATTATGAAATTGAAATTGGGACCTTTAAAAACGCCGTTAACCCTAAGACTGAAACGTTCCGTGAATTTCCAGAATATGTTGCCCAACATTTAGATAAAAATAAACACAAAAAAGTGGCTATGTATTGTACGGGTGGTATTCGTTGTGAAAAATCAACAGCTTACTTGAAAGAGCAAGGCTTCGAAGACGTTTATCATCTTGAGGGAGGTGTGCTTAAATATTTAGAAGAAGTTGAACAAGATAATTCAATGTGGGAAGGCGAATGTTTTGTTTTTGATGGCCGTGTTGCCGTTGGACATGGTTTAGAGCAAGGGCAGTACGACCAATGTTTTGCTTGTCGCTACCCGATAACAAGCGAAGAAATGCAAAGCGAACACTATGTTAAAGGTGTGAGTTGTCATCGTTGTTATGACAAGTATACCGACGAACAGCGCAGTGGTTTCGCTGAGCGTGAGCGTCAAATAAATTTAGCGAACCAACGAGGTGAAAAGCATATTGGTGGCAATGTTCAAGATGTTATCGAACAGCGACGAAAAGATAAAGTTGCCAGCAAAAAAGCACAGTCGACTAAGTCGTGA
- the proC gene encoding pyrroline-5-carboxylate reductase: MTKIAFIGAGNMNGAIISGLVNTGFAAQDIIVSNPSPEKRLALQEQLGIKETADNIVAANFADFIVLGVKPHFIAEVCQKISQEIDISNKCFISVAAGCTVAQMQKALAKPCGIIRTMPNTPSQIGLGVTGLYADENVNTQQKQVAEELMSSVGIIKWLATEDEIDNIIAVSGSAPAYFFLFMEAMEKQAIALGFSAKESRELVQQTALGAAQMVVNNDIPISELRAKVTSKGGTTNAAINSFIDDGLDKIVTNAMNSALHRAKEMAQNNV, encoded by the coding sequence ATGACAAAAATTGCTTTTATTGGCGCTGGTAACATGAATGGCGCAATTATTTCTGGCTTAGTAAACACAGGCTTTGCCGCTCAAGATATTATCGTATCAAATCCTTCACCTGAGAAGCGACTGGCTTTACAAGAGCAACTCGGTATTAAAGAAACCGCAGACAATATCGTTGCAGCTAATTTTGCAGATTTTATTGTACTTGGTGTTAAACCTCACTTTATTGCTGAGGTTTGCCAAAAAATCAGCCAAGAAATTGATATTAGCAACAAGTGCTTTATTTCCGTTGCTGCTGGCTGCACTGTTGCACAAATGCAAAAAGCCTTAGCCAAACCTTGTGGCATTATTCGTACTATGCCCAATACCCCCTCGCAGATTGGTTTAGGTGTTACTGGTTTATATGCCGACGAAAATGTTAATACTCAACAAAAACAGGTTGCCGAAGAACTAATGAGTTCGGTGGGTATTATCAAGTGGTTAGCCACTGAAGATGAAATTGACAATATTATTGCAGTTTCTGGCTCGGCGCCTGCCTATTTCTTTTTGTTTATGGAAGCAATGGAAAAACAAGCGATAGCGTTAGGTTTTTCAGCAAAAGAAAGCCGTGAATTAGTGCAGCAAACCGCTTTAGGTGCTGCGCAAATGGTGGTTAACAACGATATTCCAATCAGCGAATTACGTGCTAAGGTCACCTCAAAAGGTGGTACAACCAATGCTGCTATTAATTCTTTTATAGATGATGGTTTGGATAAAATAGTAACAAATGCAATGAACAGTGCATTGCATCGCGCTAAAGAAATGGCGCAAAATAACGTTTAA
- a CDS encoding YggT family protein — MEAINYLLSFAFDALLMLLVLRVWLQLVRADFYNPLSQFIVKVTNPAVIPLRRVIPGFGGIDVSTLLLAFAVAALKFILIPLLNGGDINIISALYLGLIYLIKQTGVLLFMLMLVMALMSWVVQGYNPTQAIFQQLTEPFLKPIKRIVPSIGGLDLSILIAFLLLNVINIFLSGAIPGWAML; from the coding sequence ATGGAAGCCATTAATTATTTGCTGAGCTTTGCCTTTGACGCATTATTAATGTTGTTAGTTTTACGTGTATGGTTACAATTGGTCCGTGCTGATTTTTATAACCCGTTAAGCCAGTTTATTGTAAAAGTAACCAACCCAGCCGTTATTCCGCTTCGCCGGGTTATACCTGGTTTTGGTGGTATTGATGTATCAACATTGTTATTAGCTTTTGCCGTAGCAGCGTTAAAGTTTATTCTTATCCCATTACTTAATGGTGGAGATATCAATATTATTTCGGCGCTATACTTAGGTCTTATCTATTTAATTAAACAAACGGGTGTATTGCTATTTATGTTAATGCTCGTTATGGCATTAATGAGCTGGGTAGTTCAGGGTTATAACCCTACGCAAGCTATCTTCCAGCAGTTAACTGAACCGTTTTTAAAACCGATAAAACGTATTGTACCCAGCATTGGCGGTTTAGACTTATCTATACTTATTGCTTTCTTATTACTAAACGTAATTAATATTTTCCTATCTGGCGCCATTCCAGGTTGGGCAATGCTATAA
- the hemW gene encoding radical SAM family heme chaperone HemW, which translates to MLQAPPLSLYIHIPWCVEKCPYCDFNSHALKSAVPEEEYVKHLIDDLDADIARFSLSDRPLHTIFIGGGTPSLFSAQAIESLLTQVLARFEHKDDIEITLEANPGTVEAEKFIGFFNGGVSRLSIGVQSFESDKLIKLGRIHDSNQAKKAAELAYSCGIKTFNLDLMHGLPQQNIANALDDLTTAISLNPTHLSWYQLTIEPNTAFHSRPPKLPEDEVLWDIQDQGIALLAAAGYQQYEISAYSKPGFECQHNINYWQFGDYLGIGCGSHGKITDPLNGKIFRTIKVKHPKGYLDESRPHLDHLVEVSAQELPFEYMMNRLRLHERFSLTEYQQRTGLSIETVLPTLQVAKQKQLMQENTDCTWQVSKLGHRYLNDLLEMFL; encoded by the coding sequence ATGCTACAAGCGCCCCCGCTTTCTTTATATATCCATATCCCTTGGTGTGTTGAAAAATGCCCATATTGTGATTTTAACTCACATGCTTTGAAATCAGCGGTTCCAGAAGAAGAGTATGTAAAACATCTTATTGATGATTTAGATGCAGATATCGCCAGGTTCTCTCTAAGTGATCGCCCATTACACACTATTTTTATTGGTGGTGGTACACCGAGCTTATTTTCTGCACAGGCCATTGAAAGCTTATTAACTCAAGTGCTTGCGCGCTTCGAACATAAAGATGACATTGAAATAACATTAGAAGCAAACCCAGGCACTGTTGAAGCTGAAAAATTTATTGGTTTCTTTAATGGGGGTGTTTCAAGACTATCGATTGGTGTTCAAAGTTTTGAATCTGACAAACTAATAAAATTAGGTCGAATTCATGACAGTAACCAAGCAAAAAAAGCAGCCGAATTAGCCTATTCTTGTGGTATAAAAACTTTTAATCTTGACTTGATGCATGGCTTACCGCAGCAAAACATTGCTAACGCCCTTGATGATTTAACCACCGCTATTTCACTGAATCCAACCCATTTATCTTGGTATCAGTTAACAATAGAACCCAATACCGCTTTTCATTCTCGCCCGCCTAAATTGCCGGAAGACGAAGTACTTTGGGATATTCAAGATCAAGGTATCGCCTTATTAGCTGCTGCGGGTTATCAGCAATACGAAATCTCGGCTTACAGTAAACCCGGCTTTGAATGTCAGCATAATATCAATTACTGGCAGTTTGGTGATTATCTGGGCATTGGCTGTGGCTCGCATGGCAAAATAACAGACCCACTTAATGGTAAAATTTTCCGTACCATCAAAGTAAAACACCCTAAAGGTTACTTAGACGAGAGTCGTCCACACTTAGATCATTTAGTTGAAGTTAGTGCACAAGAATTACCTTTTGAATATATGATGAACAGACTGCGCTTACATGAACGTTTTAGTTTAACGGAATATCAACAAAGAACAGGCTTATCAATTGAAACTGTCTTGCCAACATTGCAAGTCGCTAAACAAAAACAATTGATGCAAGAAAACACTGATTGCACTTGGCAAGTCAGTAAATTAGGTCATCGCTATTTAAATGACTTACTCGAGATGTTTTTATAG
- the gshB gene encoding glutathione synthase, whose amino-acid sequence MTIKLGVVMDPISQVNVKKDSSMAMMFEAQKRGYEIYYMEMKDLYLDQGQCRATAQKLKVFDDPQHWYELDEVNDIAVSELDAVLMRKDPPFDTEFIYATYMLERAEVEGTLIVNKPQSLRDCNEKLFTAWFAELTPRTLVTRNNDKIREFHQKEKDIIIKPLDGMGGASIFRIKENDANVGVILETLTNHGNQYAMVQEFMPEIKDGDKRILIVNGEPMPYCLARIPAQGETRGNLAAGGRGEARPLSATDRLIAETIAPELKKRGLYFVGLDVIGDKVTEINVTSPTCIREIEAAYPINISGKLMDAIEENIRPRV is encoded by the coding sequence ATGACAATTAAACTTGGCGTAGTAATGGACCCTATTTCACAGGTCAATGTAAAGAAAGATTCATCTATGGCGATGATGTTCGAAGCTCAAAAGCGCGGTTACGAAATTTATTACATGGAAATGAAAGATTTATACCTTGACCAAGGACAATGCCGTGCCACAGCACAAAAATTGAAGGTTTTTGACGATCCTCAACATTGGTATGAACTAGACGAAGTAAACGACATAGCTGTTTCAGAACTTGACGCGGTTTTAATGCGTAAAGATCCTCCTTTTGATACCGAATTTATCTACGCAACCTACATGCTTGAGCGAGCAGAAGTTGAAGGCACATTAATTGTAAACAAACCACAAAGCTTACGTGACTGTAACGAAAAACTTTTCACCGCTTGGTTTGCAGAGTTGACACCACGTACCTTAGTGACACGTAACAATGATAAAATTCGTGAATTTCATCAAAAAGAAAAAGACATTATTATCAAGCCACTTGATGGCATGGGCGGTGCGTCAATTTTTCGTATAAAAGAAAATGATGCTAATGTTGGTGTTATATTAGAAACACTCACCAACCACGGCAATCAGTACGCCATGGTGCAAGAATTTATGCCTGAAATTAAAGATGGTGATAAACGTATTCTTATTGTTAATGGTGAACCTATGCCTTATTGCCTTGCACGTATCCCTGCACAAGGTGAAACGCGTGGTAATCTAGCTGCCGGTGGCCGTGGTGAAGCAAGACCCCTTAGTGCTACCGATAGGTTAATTGCTGAAACTATTGCACCAGAATTGAAGAAACGTGGTCTATACTTTGTTGGGTTAGATGTTATTGGTGACAAAGTTACCGAAATTAACGTTACCAGTCCCACCTGTATCCGAGAAATTGAAGCTGCATATCCTATTAATATCAGTGGAAAATTAATGGATGCAATAGAAGAAAATATTCGTCCTAGAGTATAA
- a CDS encoding DUF4426 domain-containing protein — MKNIFQTCLFIILVSLTLVSNVFAENMKKLGSMQVHYMAINATFLTPKVAKAYDIERSRFNGLINISVLDDTKPSTPAKAVTIQGKARNDIGQIKTLEFDEVKEGDAIYYLAQVNYTNEETFYFDITISDGKETHQLKFKQKFYVD, encoded by the coding sequence ATGAAAAATATCTTTCAAACCTGTTTATTTATTATTTTAGTTTCATTGACCCTAGTCAGTAACGTTTTTGCTGAAAACATGAAAAAATTGGGTTCGATGCAAGTTCATTATATGGCAATAAATGCCACATTTTTAACCCCAAAAGTAGCAAAAGCTTATGATATTGAACGTAGTCGTTTTAACGGTTTAATTAATATTTCGGTTTTAGACGATACTAAACCGTCAACGCCAGCTAAAGCAGTAACTATTCAAGGAAAAGCTCGAAATGATATCGGTCAAATCAAAACCCTTGAATTTGACGAAGTAAAAGAAGGTGATGCTATTTATTATTTAGCACAAGTTAATTACACCAACGAAGAAACCTTTTACTTTGATATCACCATTAGTGACGGCAAAGAAACCCACCAGCTTAAATTCAAACAGAAATTTTATGTTGATTAA
- a CDS encoding YqgE/AlgH family protein has product MESLENQLLIAMPALDDAYFNKTVTYICEHNEEGAMGLIINLPVNVTLNELLIQIDAKKEQAPELGQQVLTGGPVSQDRGFVLHSPQDCWKQSLSLSKEVMITTSKDILMALGTEGAPEKYMVTLGYAGWGPGQLEEEIKTNAWLLTPADGDIVFNTPIEQRWKKATEKLGIDMAHLSTDIGHA; this is encoded by the coding sequence ATGGAAAGCTTAGAAAATCAACTATTAATTGCAATGCCTGCATTAGACGATGCCTATTTTAATAAAACCGTAACTTATATTTGTGAGCACAATGAAGAAGGCGCTATGGGTCTTATTATTAACTTACCCGTTAACGTCACTTTAAACGAATTGCTCATCCAGATAGATGCTAAAAAAGAACAAGCACCTGAGTTAGGTCAACAAGTGCTAACCGGAGGTCCTGTTTCTCAAGACCGAGGTTTTGTTCTACATAGCCCACAAGATTGCTGGAAACAATCATTATCGCTAAGTAAAGAGGTCATGATCACCACCTCTAAAGATATTTTAATGGCGTTAGGGACAGAAGGTGCGCCTGAAAAATATATGGTTACCTTAGGTTATGCTGGTTGGGGGCCTGGTCAATTAGAAGAAGAAATAAAAACTAACGCCTGGCTTTTAACCCCTGCTGATGGTGATATTGTTTTTAATACACCGATTGAGCAGCGCTGGAAAAAAGCCACAGAAAAACTAGGTATTGATATGGCTCATTTATCTACGGATATTGGCCATGCTTAA